A part of Streptomyces sp. DSM 40750 genomic DNA contains:
- a CDS encoding DUF4230 domain-containing protein, which produces MTTSIKRARLPGWAKLLTAVVILIVVLLAALRLLVFGGLDDVFGTEEHDRSGPTLLKSIQDMSRYDAASGNFQVVVDLEKDAKYLPDAIRGTRTLYVGAGTVDAYVDLGKVGENDVKVNDDRTSATINLPHAQLGKPALDTEHSYAVSKERGLLDRLGDLFSDNPNGEQAVQRLAVKHIGDAAKDSKLTDRAEANTTDMLEGLLKSLGFKEVKVTYGS; this is translated from the coding sequence ATGACGACGTCCATCAAGCGCGCGCGTCTTCCCGGCTGGGCCAAGCTGCTCACCGCCGTGGTCATCCTCATCGTGGTACTGCTGGCCGCGCTGCGGCTGCTGGTCTTCGGGGGGCTGGACGACGTGTTCGGCACCGAGGAGCACGACCGCTCGGGGCCCACACTCCTGAAGTCCATCCAGGACATGAGCCGTTACGACGCCGCCTCGGGCAACTTCCAGGTGGTCGTCGACCTGGAGAAGGACGCCAAGTACCTGCCGGACGCGATCCGCGGCACCCGCACGCTGTACGTCGGCGCGGGCACCGTCGACGCCTATGTCGACCTCGGCAAGGTCGGCGAGAACGACGTGAAGGTCAACGACGACCGTACGTCGGCCACCATCAACCTCCCGCACGCCCAGCTGGGCAAGCCGGCCCTGGACACCGAGCACTCCTACGCCGTCTCCAAGGAGCGCGGGCTCCTCGACCGCCTCGGTGATCTGTTCTCGGACAACCCCAACGGCGAACAGGCCGTGCAGCGCCTCGCCGTCAAGCACATCGGCGACGCCGCGAAGGACAGCAAGCTCACGGACCGCGCCGAGGCCAACACCACCGACATGCTCGAAGGGCTGCTGAAATCCCTCGGCTTCAAGGAGGTGAAAGTGACGTACGGGTCCTGA